tgcaaaatttaaggaaaaagaaataaaaagatgTTGCTATCAATACGTTAGTACGTATGGCCAAAAGctctggaaaaaagaaatagcACAAAGCCACTGTAAAAAGGGCTCAGGACTTGAAAAAACTTATAAGGTGCACGATGCAAATTCGGCGATTTACCGTCGTGATGAAATCTTCATTATGCCGAGTGAAATTCGTATCAGGCGAGATCCAGATGTGATGGAAAGAAAATACCGCGCGCCAAAACCTTATCTTAAAACTTCTTTCCAGGCCCAAGAAGCACTTATCGACGAAAAAATCGTGATATTTTGTCAGGGAATAGCGATTTTCAGTGCGATTTTTCGGCGATGAAATTGCTAAGATCATCAAAATCTCCCAGTAAAATTGCGTTCaataagataaaaaatttcatgtcaatTTGTCACGATGTTCGATAataatgcgatatatcgcagtcGATAAATTCGCGAATTTATTGCAACTTTATgccatgaaattgcaattttttggcattaatattgcaataaatcgacgttgaTAAACTTGTGATACATTCTTCGATGAAATCCTAACTTGTCGAAATTTGTCGCAAATTTTGAgcaataatattgcaataaatcaacGTTGATAAAATTGTGATACAATCTCCGATGAAATTCCAACAAATCGCAATGACTGCTCACAGAATGATATCGTCACTGCTATTTGGGGTCTGTCGAAAAAACCGCCACGACTACCTACCAGACATAAAACTCTACTCTTTAATTTTTCGACCGTTCTTGCACTTTACAAACGTGCGAGTGGTGGCTCTAGGAGAGCTGCGAGCTTTGTAAGCAAACAGTTGCCAACCAAATCGAGCGAGACAGCTTCCGAACGAAGCAACAGTTGACTTTCCCACTCGTTTCCCTCTCCAGCACAGACCGCGCGCGTTAGCACAGCGGGAGCTAACCTAAATTATTTCACGAGCACCTGCATGTTGCTAGTCACGCGTAGAGGCGTTCAAGCTGAACCTATTTATAAACGTTTAACTTGCAGACGATTCATCAACTCTTCACTGGCGATTCTTCGTACGTCCATCTGAAAGTTTTCGGCAGAACCAGAGAAGAGTGCGAAATTCGAACAGGAACTTCTACACTCAGTGCTTATCGatgaaacgaaataaaaattatgaaaatatacACTCGTAAGCCAATTGGAGcgcgaaataaaaaaaattgcaaatttttagggCTTGAATTAATTCATTACTAACTTAATTTTGTGATGATATTCAAACGTATTAGGTCAAGATTTCGATTTAACCTATCTTAGCCGTCAGAACAGAACCGTAACAGGAATATCCGAATTCACACTCTCGTCTAGTGATTTTCTGGCAGCAAGTACCTGGGTACTGCGTTAATAGAAAATATTTCGGCTCAATTAAAAGGATTTTACCTCCCTTTACGATAAGCTCGACGCTTAGTACTGAAATACTCTTCAGCCCAGTCATCATCTAATTTTGACACTTAGCACAATGAGACATCAAACGGATGAAAGAACGAACTAAAACGTTAGGAACACTGCGGGAACTGAATCACAGTCCCGGACTAGAAAAGTAGGTACGAGTCATTCAAAAACTGAGTAAGTCAGTGTCACGCAGGGTCGATTAAATTTTGCATCAACTTTGCATTAATCACGAATCCATCTCGACTCAAAAATGATCCGGACTAAGATACTTCAGATGAAGATAAAGCAATGAATCACATTTCGGCCCAAAATAACAGTGATTTTCAtccaattggactgagttaagcagaagggaaccaacccacattttggaaaaaattgagctaggagtggttttgaactcaaccactgctctactatctatcactaaaaattcaaagtttttgttggagcaaattttgtagaaattgaacttgacgtttatcttttacattgagtgaTATgtaggagccaaactttaaacctctttttctcggttcgctcccgatgtggcttggttccttcctgtttaactccgtccaattgatGTCCTGGTGGAAATGAAGCAGAAACTCACTGTATGGGCTGGAAGTGGGAAGCGAGGCTTCCGATTTGACGGACGCTGCTTTCTGGTGCGACGGCGGCGGGAGGGACCCGACGGGTGACGTCGGCGGGGTATCCCTGGGGGGCTCCACGGGGCCGGGCCCCGGCGGACCCTGCGGCAGGGTCGTGACCTCCGGGGGCTTGTAGATGATCGGCATCTGCGGGATCGGCTCCGGGTGCTTGGGCATCTTCGGGTCCGGGTGCGCCTGCATGGCCAGATCCTGCAAGAAGTAGCGGCGCTTCTTGATCGTCTTGGCCATGTGCACCTGGCGCTCCTTCGTGGCCAGACACAACCGACACGGGCACAGAGTGTACGGGCAGTAGCGCTTGTGTCCACGCACGAGTTTCTTCAGGCCGTGGTTCCGGCACCGCACGCAGCACCTCGGGGCGCGGGAATTGACCCTCGACTTGTTCTGAAAGCCCGACGTGACGTCGGAGGCCATGGCGAAGGGAGCCACTGCACTGGACACGGTCACTGTCACTGAGTTAATTCACACCGAAACGAGAGTTGATTCACACTGAGACGAGAGTCGGAACGCACTGCCGCGGAGTCGGGAGGTCGGGCACGAGCGTCCAAGAGCGGGCGGACTGCGAACGCACGAGGCACAGGCGACACTGAGCTGCCGGCGCGACGCTGCAATTGCAACTGCACCAGCGCCCCACGCGGTCCGGACACGTAACACTCGCCCTTGAATTGCACTCGCGCCGCTCGCCGAGTCGCGATTCTTCCCGGCTGTCTCTCTCGCCCGACCCGTCCCATAAACGGGCCCCCCGCCGctcccgctccccccccccttactcTATGACTGCCGAGACAGGGTGCCCTGTAAATCAACGTACCGCCACTCGCTTGAATTCCACGATCGGGACTTCATTCTTGGGCCCTTTTTTTTCGCGTAGGGGCCGTGCCTCCGGTAgcgatttttcgtgaaaaataaaatctcgaaatttcgtgtgaaatatttcataaaatttccggaaaatatgAGAAATATTGCAGAACCTTTTTCgaaattaaggtgatttgatagacgccatattttgtatcagaacggcatgcgatatatcgcatcaattggttccattttttcagctactcgtcatttttctccaattttgagaacgcaattctgttgttaggagactaaagcactcacttaccaattttaacaacgaaattcaacgtaataaaggcgtagtcttttttagggagaaaactacgcctttattacgttgaatttctttgttaaaattggtaagtgagtgctttagtctcctgacaacagaattgggatctcaaaattggagaaaaatgacaagtagctgaacaaatggaaccaactgatgcgatatatcgcatgccgttctgacacaaaatatgtcgtccatcgaatcaccttaaatgcaACATTTGAATGAGAGGTGACCGGTTTTAGCTTGTTGGTGTTTCtcagtgcgtgttgcatacccaacCCCTAAAAATGATTCACATGTTTCAcaacttgtgaaatttcatggaatttttcgcgaaaatgttcgatatttcatattttttatttcacccgtgcaaccctgGCCTGTTCGTAGAACCTGGGAGGTGGAGAGTAAAGCGCCGAATTTGCAAGGtgacaacactgccgtgctaaggaagaacgccgtatgagccttcagacgttgccaagtttccttcgataaatactgaatttatttattttgaattatacggcgttcttccttagcacggtagattaTTCATCCCACCAACGGTCGTGGATAAAATTAATTTCCTGGGAAGAGTTTCGCTAGAAACGCGGGAACGCCACTAGTTTTACCCGCAATCAAGCATATTTATAATGAAAAGTAATATGAAATACAATGAAACATATATATCAACGGTGATaatcccaaaccacgtatcttggtttgcgaagttgcagaattcctttcatgttttatttcttaaatgaaaatatggaaattatttaaaaaaaaaaaaaaactgccgtTACTTTTCCCTCtctaaatgaagaaaaatctgtcAAAACTTCATggatgaattttgattttttccccccacaaaaaattaaacaggagcggagattttaaaataccgcaaacaagatacgtggttttgtggTTTCATCACTGATATATACGagtgttctgccgtgccaaggaagaatgccatatgaacattcgggagttgccaaatttcccttgataaaacatgtattttgtgtacgaaagttggcagtttcggaaacgccttcaattgcggcgtgataccttacgcattccgaagagtttgaatagttgtatctttgcgccttACTGtaatgcgatggaagattaatattgaagtagtcTCAACGCTGGTCTAGTCGGTTTACATTTTCCGTTATTGCAGCTTTGAATGCATTGTTTAAGTGCTCGTAAGATCAGTCATTCCATTTATCCAATGCTTGAATTTTATGCGACATGTCACACGAGTATCCCGATATGGAAAAATGGCAGtttcggaaacgccttcaattgcggcgtgataccttacgcttTCCgaagagtttgaatagttgtatctctgcgccttactgtgatgcgatggaagattaatattgaagtagcctcaACGCTGGTCTAGTCGGTTTACCTTTTCCGTAATTGCAGTTTTGAAAGCATAGTTTGAGTGCTCGTAAGATCAGTGATTCCATTTATCTCATGCTCGAATTTTATGCGACACGTCACACGAGTGTCCCGATatggaaagttggcagttttGGAAACgctttcaatggaccactagacaaggtactaatttaagtattctgatacatgtttcttaatcggaatttaacgtaaaacacgattcttgcattgaaaattactgaaatcaactcctaactaagatattactgtgtttatttcacattggtcacgagtaatttgaactgcccgctcacaagaaactcaaagctctatgtgagtcaaatcgcgcactacaacggtttcagcaagcttctcagtcgagcaatgttcatatcccaccatgtgtttttcaaactatacgcaatttgctatagctgagccaaagcgtcaaaattcaggttgccagattttaatatcgcagagactgtcatgataacgttcagcgcgcaatgtgaatcacgtagagcattgagttttcatgagcgggtggtttgaattcacgcatcaagaacaGAGTCGGACTGGCGTAAAAAAAGTTAGGCAGCTACTAGGATTTTGGGGCCCCTGACGTAAAAGTGGGCCCtatggggggtctggggggtcgccccccagggatggagggggggtccgggggtcctcccccgtaaaattttgaaaatttaacccctgaaaatagaagttttaggctcttttcgcattgaaatttgataaatagcgcctccgaaaatgtcacctattttttagatattttttgaaaaattcggcgaTTCCTCTTGTTGATAAAGAAGCACATAACCTCCTCAAACTTTTACGCACGGGCTTCTGCTGGTATCTTTTCAGAGGCCCCGCCCCTGAAGTTACCTTTTCCCGGCTGCAGGGCCAGTATGGGCGCCTCAAAAAAGAAGTCAATTTAAAGTGAGTAACCTTCAAAGACCGGAAAAAAGAGCTTTCGAGACCCGGAAGGGCCCCTGAAAgtgaaactctttttttcgAGCCCAGGGTCAGGGGCCCTGCTGACATCTTTTCAAGGGCCCCAGAAGTGACCTTCTTCGGGCTATAGGGGTCTCAGAGAAAGAGTCATgctgtttaaagtaaaaaacccTTAGAGGCCGAGAAAATATAGCTTCGAGGGCCGCTCCAGGGCCCTTGAAGCTCATATTTTTCGATCGCTGAGGGGCCCTTGCTGGCATCTTTTCAGGGGCCCTGAGGTTACCTTTTTCCGGCCGTAGGGGCCTCAGAGAAGGTGTTATGAGTTAAACCCTCAAGGACTGGAAAAAACGAGGGTTTTTCAAggatttcatttcatttattgaagaataaattcaaggatttttcactttttcatggattcatttcatttattgaagaataaattcagGAATTGTCGGCTCAGGGGCCCCGACGGGGCCCTGAGCCGACAATTCTTAGGCAGCGATCGCTGCCTAGCTGCCTTAGCCAGTCCGGCCCtgatcaagaatcattaaatatcttcgtaaggagttgattgcggtaattttcgttgtgcgcatcgtgttttacgtgaaattttggttgaggaacatgtatcagaatgctgaaatttgtaccttgtctagtggttcattggggcgtgataccttacgcattccgaagagtttgaatagttgtatcttcgcgcataaaaaaatgtaaaagaaaatttgcagcTGCTCCAGAGTTAATAAATAATTGCGTagagctcattttaaaaaatagaagcAAGAAATTCCTGTCGTGTCTGAAACACGGTCGCTATTTTGTGGACTTAAATTGGGCTGTAAAAGCACCATGGAAATCTAAAATAAACAGACCAATCAGTAAATGGTAGAGTACTGTCAGTAAATGGTAGAGTACTGTCAGTTAACTGAAGTGTACTATGCTGAAATAATTCAGTCTCCAGCTTTAGATGGACGAGAAACATGCTAATGCCTGAGCCCAGGAACGTCGTCCAATGACTGAGATTCACCGTTCACGGCGAATTGGATTCGCTTaaaactccttcatttcgtcgcataggcaatttgatctccggagagttaaaatagttgctcaaaGCCAGAGCATGTCTTCGATGAAGGCGCAACGGCGCGGTGCAGTGCCTCATGTAGAATTTTATGTTGGAAGTCCCGACGGGCTCATTCAAAGTCCCTTCATTTCATCGCATAGTCACTTTAATCTCCggagagttgaaatagttgctagGAGTTGAAGTACGCTTTAGATGAAGGCGCAGCGTCCTCTATCAAGTCAGGTTGCAGATTGCTGGTTTCGCTGAATGTTCATTCATTCCATTTGATTCTCTTCATTGTGACGTTGCGGATTtcttgttacattttttttgtgtgggTTGACTGATAACcgtcactgcaaaaaaaaaactccctgCAATTTGTCCGTACTTTTCTATAGTTACTAAAAAATGTTGCAAAGaagtaagaagaaaaaagaaaaaaacttcttgcagtgttttcttgtaatttattttggttCGTCTTtgccttaaaaattaattttgccagggcgaatttctattttttccgttttctctctcaagaaaaaaagccaactctcattttttaaagatgtTAACACGGAACAGTCGAAGCACACCTTCGTTGTAGGCGCGACGGCACAGCGAAATGCCCTCAGTAAAAATTCTAAGTTTTGGGCGTGCCGAACTCGttcaaaactccttcatttcATCGCATAGGCAATTTGACcgccggagagttaaaatagttgctcgaatCTAAGCACACTTCTGATGAAGGCGCAGCGTCCTCAATCAAGGCAGGTTGCCGGCTTTAATGAATGTTAGTTATTCCATCGCATTATTTTCATTGCGACGTTAAAGATTTCTTTTCACATTTTACTTCTGTAATTGTTGACTATTCAacacaattgaaaaaaaaaactctccgtAATTGACCTGTGTATTTCTatgattattttcttaaaatcttgcagaaaaaaaaaaaaaaaaaaaaaaaaaaaaaaaaaaaaaaaaaaaaatctaattaatGCACGTGTTCCCGTATTTTCGCCGTCTGTAACTTGATCATTGCGATGACTAAATTCTGAGAATACGTTGCTCAATCACACACAACGtttcaaataatatttttatatttcattttattaaaggaaaattaccGTGTATTAAGTTGTAAAAGTTTTATGAAGTAATCGTTCAAGAAACATTGAAGAGTTGTTTTTTATAGGTCGCATACGctattaatgaaaattatgaaaacggCATTGACCGAGAGAAAAgtaattaaattttacatcgtgaaatttcattttgcatctcgAGGCAGTTCTTAATTCCTCTCTCCTCTTCTTCCCATAAGTATCTGACGTCACTTATGGACCGTCCCTGAAAT
The genomic region above belongs to Bemisia tabaci chromosome 8, PGI_BMITA_v3 and contains:
- the LOC109034288 gene encoding uncharacterized protein (The sequence of the model RefSeq protein was modified relative to this genomic sequence to represent the inferred CDS: added 260 bases not found in genome assembly), whose protein sequence is MASDVTSGFQNKSRVNSRAPRCCVRCRNHGLKKLVRGHKRYCPYTLCPCRLCLATKERQVHMAKTIKKRRYFLQDLAMQAHPDPKMPKHPEPIPQMPIIYKPPEVTTLPQGPPGPGPVEPPRDTPPTSPVGSLPPPSHQKAASVKSEASLPTSSPYRTPIDESLWESSIGSKIRTLIEMFNFQRDVDIYSLLYVILRYTTSDVMEVYNKIVEEVGNAQISGPNVPITCRSPIRPPGDFPRIFTGV